In one Streptomyces sp. NBC_01288 genomic region, the following are encoded:
- a CDS encoding ABC transporter substrate-binding protein produces the protein MPDFSLPAASRRSVLRGIGGAAVLGAGIPLLSACGGSGSSSDPKTVTVGSNASDAVPKKAFASVYADFKKTSGITVKVNTKDHNTFQEQINSYLQGTPDDVFNWFAGYRMQFFAAKKLATSIDDVWAKIGDNFPDAMKQLSKGEDGKYYFVPMTTYPWAIFYRKSVFTAKGYTVPTTWDELVALCKKMKSDGLVPIAFGDKDAWPAMGTFDQINFRLNGYDFHKSLMAGKEAWTDPKVKAVFDHWAELLPYHQDGFMGRTWQDAAQGVVSKKSGMYLLGSFVAQQFTVKADLDDLDFFAFPEINSAYGQDTVEAPTDGYMVSKAPKNHDGVVKLLEYLGSPAAEQLYLKTDPSVVAASSKADTSAYSPLQKKAFDMIGAAKSLTQFMDRDSRPDFTSTVMQPGLQKFLQNPKGVDSLLTSIERQKKTIFASS, from the coding sequence ATGCCCGACTTCTCCCTCCCCGCCGCCAGTCGCCGCTCCGTCCTGCGCGGCATAGGCGGCGCTGCCGTGCTCGGCGCCGGCATACCCCTGCTGAGCGCCTGTGGCGGCAGTGGCAGCTCGTCCGACCCGAAGACCGTCACCGTCGGCTCCAACGCGTCCGACGCGGTGCCGAAGAAGGCGTTCGCGAGCGTCTACGCGGACTTCAAGAAGACGTCCGGCATCACCGTCAAGGTCAACACGAAGGACCACAACACCTTCCAGGAGCAGATCAACTCCTACCTCCAGGGCACGCCGGACGACGTGTTCAACTGGTTCGCCGGGTACCGCATGCAGTTCTTCGCGGCCAAGAAGCTCGCCACGTCCATCGACGACGTCTGGGCGAAGATCGGTGACAACTTCCCCGACGCGATGAAGCAGCTCAGCAAGGGCGAGGACGGCAAGTACTACTTCGTGCCGATGACCACGTACCCGTGGGCGATCTTCTACCGCAAGAGCGTCTTCACGGCGAAGGGCTACACCGTCCCCACCACCTGGGACGAACTGGTCGCCCTCTGCAAGAAGATGAAGAGCGACGGCCTGGTCCCGATCGCCTTCGGCGACAAGGACGCCTGGCCGGCGATGGGCACCTTCGACCAGATCAACTTCCGCCTCAACGGCTACGACTTCCACAAGTCCCTGATGGCGGGCAAGGAGGCGTGGACCGACCCGAAGGTCAAGGCGGTCTTCGACCACTGGGCCGAGCTCCTCCCGTACCACCAGGACGGCTTCATGGGCCGCACCTGGCAGGACGCGGCACAGGGCGTGGTGTCGAAGAAGTCCGGCATGTACCTCCTGGGCTCCTTCGTGGCCCAGCAGTTCACCGTCAAGGCCGACCTCGACGACCTCGACTTCTTCGCCTTCCCGGAGATCAACTCCGCGTACGGCCAGGACACCGTCGAGGCACCCACCGACGGCTACATGGTCAGCAAGGCCCCGAAGAACCACGACGGTGTCGTCAAGCTCCTGGAGTACCTGGGCAGCCCGGCGGCCGAGCAGCTGTACCTCAAGACCGACCCGAGCGTGGTGGCCGCCTCCAGCAAGGCCGACACCTCCGCGTACTCGCCGCTTCAGAAGAAGGCGTTCGACATGATCGGCGCCGCCAAGAGCCTCACCCAGTTCATGGACCGCGACTCCCGGCCGGACTTCACCTCGACGGTGATGCAGCCCGGACTGCAGAAGTTCCTCCAGAACCCCAAGGGCGTCGACAGTCTGCTGACCTCGATCGAGCGCCAGAAGAAGACGATCTTCGCCTCCTCATGA
- a CDS encoding glycoside hydrolase family 18 protein — translation MSTHRRRISNRNKVIGGAVAAAVVGGGAIMLTGIAQAASVGAAYTRTSEWSTGYTAQYVVTNTTGATKKDWTLEFDLPSGSKLSSLWNAESSVNGQRVTVKPPKWDTDGLAAGESVTVGFVVNGTGQPTGCLIDNAQCSADGTATPEPTGRPTTSSPTPKPTASPTSKPTATTTPKPTATPTASPTTTTGTGTTAGSAGFAPYVDTSLYPAFDLLANVTATGVKNYNLAFITDGGGCTPKWGGVSDLGSDGVAAQIGALRAKGGDVRVSFGGASGSELATTCGSASALATAYGKVVDAYGLTKVDFDIEGGALPNTAANTIRAQAIAKLQQQHPNLDVSYTLPVMPEGLTQDGVNLLSNAKSNGVKINTVNIMAMDYGPAYSGNMGTYSQQAATATQAQVKSVLGLSDSAAWKAVAVTPMIGVNDVSSEVFTVEDANGLAAFAKAKGLGGLSMWSATRDKQCPGGAKPGADATCSSVVQAPSAFTKAFSVFQ, via the coding sequence ATGAGCACGCACCGGCGCAGGATCAGCAACAGGAACAAGGTGATCGGCGGAGCGGTCGCCGCCGCGGTGGTCGGTGGCGGCGCGATCATGCTGACCGGCATCGCCCAGGCGGCGAGCGTCGGCGCGGCCTACACGAGAACCAGCGAGTGGTCGACGGGGTACACCGCGCAGTACGTCGTCACCAACACGACCGGGGCCACGAAGAAGGACTGGACGCTGGAGTTCGACCTGCCGTCCGGCTCGAAGCTCAGCTCGCTGTGGAACGCCGAGTCGAGCGTGAACGGGCAGCGCGTCACCGTGAAGCCGCCGAAGTGGGACACGGACGGTCTCGCGGCCGGCGAGTCGGTCACGGTCGGTTTCGTGGTCAACGGCACGGGCCAGCCGACCGGTTGTCTCATCGACAACGCCCAGTGCTCGGCGGACGGCACCGCGACCCCCGAGCCGACCGGCCGCCCGACGACCTCGTCGCCGACGCCCAAGCCGACCGCCTCCCCGACCTCCAAGCCCACGGCCACAACCACCCCCAAGCCCACGGCGACCCCCACCGCCTCCCCGACCACGACCACCGGCACCGGCACGACGGCCGGCAGCGCGGGCTTCGCCCCCTACGTCGACACCTCCCTCTACCCCGCCTTCGACCTGCTGGCCAACGTCACCGCGACCGGCGTGAAGAACTACAACCTCGCCTTCATCACCGACGGCGGCGGCTGCACCCCGAAGTGGGGCGGGGTCTCGGACCTCGGCAGCGACGGGGTGGCCGCGCAGATAGGCGCGCTGCGCGCCAAGGGCGGCGACGTGCGGGTCTCCTTCGGCGGCGCGTCCGGCTCCGAGCTGGCGACGACGTGCGGTTCGGCGAGCGCGCTGGCGACGGCGTACGGCAAGGTCGTGGACGCGTACGGCCTCACCAAGGTCGACTTCGACATCGAGGGCGGCGCGCTGCCCAACACGGCGGCGAACACGATCCGCGCCCAGGCGATAGCCAAGCTCCAGCAGCAGCACCCGAACCTGGACGTCTCCTACACGCTCCCCGTGATGCCCGAGGGGCTGACCCAGGACGGGGTCAACCTGTTGTCCAATGCCAAGTCCAACGGCGTCAAGATCAATACGGTCAACATCATGGCCATGGACTACGGACCGGCGTACAGCGGAAATATGGGAACGTACTCACAGCAAGCGGCTACTGCTACACAAGCCCAAGTCAAGAGTGTTCTCGGGCTCTCGGACAGTGCTGCATGGAAAGCGGTTGCAGTGACCCCGATGATCGGTGTCAACGACGTTTCATCGGAGGTCTTCACGGTCGAGGACGCGAACGGGCTGGCGGCCTTCGCGAAGGCGAAGGGTCTGGGTGGCCTCTCGATGTGGTCCGCGACCCGTGACAAGCAGTGCCCCGGCGGTGCCAAGCCCGGTGCGGACGCGACGTGCAGCTCGGTCGTCCAGGCCCCGTCCGCCTTCACCAAGGCGTTCTCCGTCTTCCAGTAG